The proteins below come from a single Drosophila miranda strain MSH22 chromosome Y unlocalized genomic scaffold, D.miranda_PacBio2.1 Contig_Y1_pilon, whole genome shotgun sequence genomic window:
- the LOC117190998 gene encoding uncharacterized protein LOC117190998, protein MSVFDPFGILAEYSLIAKLLLQSIWQKRTEWDQPIEGDDIKQWKCWLRSLSQACKIRIPRCYAEEFFGEPIELHIFCDASESAYAAVGYWRIRTKSGWKSAFIMGKTKCAPMKLSTIPRLELQAAVLGTRLRKCILEGHDVNPKCVHMWSDSKTVLAWIKSDHRKYKPYVGHRIDEILEATRLEDWHWVPTKDNPADFGTKLRSGTRETSWLRGPQFLQEDASQWNLGTSDVGDTELELRSKFTLSINEMSSDGSVNIVFRELLERFSSFTRLMRVVAWVYRMCDRKIKRKVYLDVAEIEEAVLIVIRNVQDVAFHDERVALLTGQSIEKNSRLWKLSPIIDGRGVIRMNGRINNACSVGEETRRPILMPQGHHVTKLIVRHYHELWKHQNENTIIAEIRRKYYIPHCRQEVRRAARNCMTCKIQRASPKMPLMGQLPKDRLSPSILICWNRLYGTVSGCKRKEYR, encoded by the coding sequence ATGTCTGTGTTTGACCCATTTGGAATTCTAGCCGAATATTCCCTGATCGCTAAACTGCTTCTGCAGTCAATATGGCAAAAGCGAACAGAGTGGGACCAGCCAATTGAGGGCGACGATATAAAGCAATGGAAATGTTGGTTGCGCAGCCTAAGCCAAGCATGCAAGATAAGGATACCCCGATGTTACGCTGAAGAGTTCTTTGGGGAACCAATTGAACTACACATATTTTGCGATGCGAGTGAGTCAGCTTATGCAGCAGTTGGATACTGGCGCATACGTACGAAATCTGGATGGAAGTCCGCATTTATAATGGGAAAGACCAAGTGTGCCCCAATGAAACTATCGACCATACCCAGGCTCGAGCTACAGGCGGCAGTGCTAGGAACTCGTCTCAGGAAATGTATTCTTGAGGGTCACGACGTCAACCCCAAATGTGTCCACATGTGGTCCGACTCCAAGACTGTCTTAGCATGGATTAAATCAGATCACAGAAAATATAAGCCATATGTAGGACACAGAATTGACGAGATACTTGAAGCCACAAGGTTGGAAGATTGGCATTGGGTGCCTACTAAGGATAACCCGGCAGACTTTGGCACCAAACTCAGATCTGGAACTCGAGAAACCTCCTGGTTGAGAGGCCCTCAATTCCTTCAAGAGGACGCAAGTCAATGGAATCTAGGAACTTCAGACGTTGGTGACACGGAACTGGAACTAAGAAGCAAGTTTACGTTATCAATCAATGAGATGTCTTCAGATGGATCTGTCAATATCGTATTCAGGGAGTTGCTGGAAAGGTTCTCTTCATTTACAAGGCTGATGCGAGTTGTCGCTTGGGTCTACAGGATGTGTGATCGTAAGATCAAACGAAAAGTCTACCTTGATGTAGCTGAAATTGAAGAAGCTGTACTCATAGTGATCCGCAATGTACAGGATGTTGCATTTCATGATGAGCGGGTGGCGCTATTGACTGGACAGTCCATCGAAAAGAACAGCAGGCTGTGGAAGTTGTCTCCGATCATAGACGGAAGAGGAGTGATCCGCATGAATGGGCGTATTAATAACGCATGTTCGGTTGGAGAAGAAACCAGGCGTCCAATATTAATGCCCCAAGGGCATCACGTTACAAAATTGATCGTGCGACATTATCACGAGCTATGGAAACACCAGAATGAAAACACAATTATAGCAGAAATACGCAGAAAGTACTACATACCACACTGCCGACAGGAGGTTCGCCGTGCAGCTAGAAATTGTATGACTTGTAAAATCCAGAGAGCTTCACCAAAAATGCCATTAATGGGACAACTTCCTAAGGACAGACTCTCTCCGTCCATTCTCATATGTTGGAATCGACTATATGGGACCGTTTCTGGTTGTAAGAGGAAGGAGTACCGATAA